The following are encoded together in the Capsulimonas corticalis genome:
- a CDS encoding IS3 family transposase (programmed frameshift), giving the protein MTNRKSYTEEFKREAIRLAEEKGNLSGAARDLGIAESLIAKWKKSLEVQPENPFPGKGNPSDPELAQLKRENARLKEENEILKKAVGNLHEPPAVRYRFIQDYAGRFSVQMLCEVMELKTRSYYAWRSEKRAVRRHEKQERDLALVDQIQKVHQQSYDRSYGSPRIHLELREQGIACGRHRVARLMQSHQIVAKKRRRFRVTTQSDHALPIAPNVLDRQFTVASPNQCWVGDITYLWTREGWLYLAVVLDLFSRRVVGWSMQATMETRLVCDALEMAIQRCCPQAGLVYHSDRGGQYAGLVYQDKLNCHGMVASMSRKGNCWDNAVAESFFSTLKTEMLPAQVSRMQVFRTRQVFRTREEAKACVFEYIEVWYNRKRRHSTLGYISPAQFEQRHFEQQQQLARAA; this is encoded by the exons ATGACGAACCGTAAATCTTACACCGAAGAGTTCAAACGCGAGGCGATCCGCCTGGCCGAGGAGAAGGGCAATCTCAGCGGCGCAGCACGCGATTTGGGAATTGCCGAAAGCTTGATCGCCAAATGGAAGAAGAGCTTGGAGGTCCAGCCTGAGAATCCTTTCCCCGGCAAAGGTAATCCCTCCGATCCCGAACTCGCACAGCTCAAACGCGAAAACGCCCGCCTCAAAGAGGAGAATGAAATCCTAAAAAAAGCGGTCGGTA ATCTTCACGAACCGCCCGCAGTGAGATACCGATTCATTCAAGACTATGCGGGACGATTTTCCGTGCAGATGCTCTGTGAGGTCATGGAGCTCAAAACCAGAAGCTATTACGCATGGCGCTCTGAGAAACGCGCCGTGCGTCGCCATGAAAAACAAGAGCGAGACTTGGCGTTGGTGGACCAGATCCAGAAAGTACACCAGCAAAGCTACGACAGAAGCTATGGCAGCCCACGCATCCATTTAGAGCTGCGAGAGCAAGGGATTGCTTGTGGTCGCCATCGAGTGGCGCGCTTGATGCAGTCCCATCAGATTGTGGCGAAGAAGAGACGACGTTTCCGAGTGACAACCCAATCGGATCATGCGTTGCCCATCGCTCCCAATGTGCTGGATCGACAGTTCACGGTGGCGTCTCCCAATCAATGCTGGGTGGGCGACATCACGTATCTGTGGACGCGTGAAGGCTGGCTGTATTTGGCGGTCGTCCTGGACTTGTTCAGCCGCCGTGTGGTCGGCTGGTCGATGCAGGCGACGATGGAAACCCGCTTGGTCTGTGACGCTCTCGAAATGGCAATCCAGCGGTGCTGTCCGCAGGCGGGGCTTGTTTACCATAGCGATCGAGGTGGGCAATACGCCGGCCTCGTTTACCAAGACAAACTGAATTGCCACGGCATGGTGGCCAGCATGAGCCGTAAGGGCAACTGCTGGGACAATGCCGTGGCGGAGAGTTTTTTCTCGACGTTGAAGACCGAGATGCTGCCTGCGCAAGTATCTCGAATGCAGGTATTTCGTACTCGGCAGGTATTTCGTACTCGGGAGGAAGCGAAAGCTTGTGTGTTCGAGTATATTGAAGTCTGGTATAACCGCAAGCGTCGACATTCGACGCTTGGTTATATCAGCCCCGCTCAATTTGAACAGCGCCATTTTGAGCAACAGCAACAGCTCGCAAGAGCCGCTTAA
- the rpoN gene encoding RNA polymerase factor sigma-54: protein MQLRQDNSQRQAQVQKIGPHLIHANAMLQCTNTELMQLIEKEQQENPALEGSDSLLESAGGCALCPGGGQCANCPYSRSNHTLDGPSRETQSDSEPTEQFTFMMGGSDDGGDDGSLNREIMLAKTTSGAESQNGASSDFDPIMLAQAPSSLRDQLLSHLRASAKSSAEAQILEFLVDSLDDRGYLQLNIDEACAVLHTTEREIEAGVAKLQACDPPGIGGRNLRECLLLQMQHLRDEDEDENLNPLAEIVVRDHWELLTQRRFPQLARRTDSSTAQIEGALEFIRQKLSPHPAAQFRQPWDHRPDGESMPVRPDVIIVRGAIGFKVEINGLDNLSLHINPHYNGLYEEIRSGRKPAPGVKAAAPLTPEHEKHVVAYVERANLFIKNLQRRKRTIQRIAITLVEHQQGFLETGNKSFLRPLTRTQIAQELGMHESTISRALLHKFVQLPSQEVVSFDIFFGTPPTAKEAIAQLIAEENPTAPLSDQAIVDELTRRGLSVARRTVVKYRDELRIPASYLRKKR, encoded by the coding sequence TTGCAACTACGCCAGGACAATTCGCAGCGGCAAGCGCAGGTCCAGAAAATTGGGCCGCACCTTATTCATGCGAACGCCATGCTCCAGTGCACCAACACGGAGCTGATGCAGCTTATTGAGAAGGAGCAGCAGGAAAATCCGGCCCTTGAAGGTTCAGACAGCCTTCTGGAGAGCGCGGGCGGCTGCGCCCTTTGTCCTGGCGGCGGTCAGTGCGCCAACTGCCCCTACAGCCGCTCCAACCATACGCTCGACGGTCCCTCGCGAGAGACGCAGAGCGATTCGGAGCCGACCGAACAGTTCACCTTCATGATGGGCGGCAGCGACGACGGCGGAGACGATGGGTCTCTGAACCGTGAGATCATGCTCGCCAAAACGACCAGCGGCGCGGAAAGCCAGAACGGCGCATCATCGGACTTCGATCCGATTATGCTCGCCCAGGCTCCGTCCTCGCTGCGCGACCAGCTTCTCTCCCATTTGAGGGCCTCGGCCAAATCGAGCGCGGAAGCGCAGATTCTGGAGTTCCTGGTCGATAGCCTCGACGACCGGGGTTACCTTCAGCTCAACATCGATGAAGCCTGCGCCGTCTTGCACACGACCGAGCGCGAGATCGAAGCGGGCGTCGCCAAGCTTCAGGCGTGCGACCCGCCCGGCATCGGCGGACGCAACCTGCGCGAGTGCCTTCTTCTGCAAATGCAGCATCTGCGAGACGAAGACGAGGACGAGAACCTCAACCCCCTCGCCGAAATCGTCGTCCGCGACCACTGGGAGCTGCTCACCCAGCGCCGCTTCCCGCAGCTCGCCCGCCGCACCGATTCCAGCACGGCCCAGATCGAGGGCGCGCTGGAGTTCATCCGGCAAAAACTCTCCCCCCACCCCGCCGCCCAGTTTCGCCAGCCCTGGGACCACCGTCCCGACGGCGAGAGCATGCCGGTTCGCCCGGATGTGATCATCGTCCGCGGCGCGATCGGATTCAAAGTGGAGATCAACGGCCTGGACAATCTCAGCCTGCACATCAATCCCCATTACAATGGATTGTATGAAGAGATCCGCAGCGGACGCAAGCCGGCGCCCGGCGTCAAAGCCGCCGCGCCGCTCACCCCCGAGCACGAAAAGCACGTCGTCGCGTACGTCGAACGCGCCAATCTCTTCATCAAGAACCTCCAGCGACGCAAGCGCACGATCCAGCGCATCGCCATCACGCTGGTCGAACATCAGCAGGGGTTCTTAGAGACCGGCAACAAATCGTTCCTGCGCCCGCTCACGCGCACGCAGATCGCCCAGGAGCTCGGCATGCACGAGTCGACCATCAGCCGCGCCCTGCTGCACAAATTCGTCCAGCTCCCCTCGCAGGAAGTCGTCTCATTCGATATCTTCTTTGGAACGCCGCCCACGGCAAAGGAAGCCATCGCGCAATTGATCGCGGAGGAGAACCCCACCGCGCCGCTGAGCGATCAGGCGATTGTGGATGAACTGACGCGCCGAGGACTTTCGGTGGCGCGCCGGACGGTGGTCAAGTACCGGGACGAACTGCGCATCCCGGCGTCGTATCTGCGAAAGAAGCGGTGA
- a CDS encoding UDP-glucuronic acid decarboxylase family protein, with product MARAIITGGAGFLGSHLSDRLLAEGYDVVAVDNLITGNTDNIAHLASNPHFQFIEQDIIQPYTVDGPVDAIYHFASPASPVDYLELPLETLLVGSVGTHNTLELAKAKGARFLVASTSEVYGDPTVHPQTEEYWGNVNPNGTRAVYDEAKRYAEAVTFAYRRLYNLDAKIVRIFNTYGPRMRVKDGRVVPAFISQALRGEPLTVFGSGTQTRSFCFVSDLIDGIYKLSVSDQSGPINVGNPTERTMIQFAHEILKATGSKSEITYLPLPTADDPKQRNPDITKARTLLGWEPKVSLEEGLGSTIEYFRTKLD from the coding sequence ATGGCGCGAGCGATTATTACAGGCGGGGCTGGATTCCTTGGATCTCACCTCAGCGACCGACTTCTGGCGGAAGGCTATGATGTCGTCGCCGTCGACAATCTCATCACCGGCAACACCGACAATATTGCGCATCTGGCATCCAATCCTCACTTCCAGTTCATCGAGCAGGATATCATTCAGCCCTACACCGTGGACGGGCCGGTGGACGCGATCTACCACTTTGCTTCTCCCGCGAGCCCCGTGGATTACCTGGAGCTGCCCCTGGAGACCCTGCTGGTGGGCTCCGTCGGCACGCACAATACCCTGGAGCTGGCGAAGGCGAAGGGCGCGCGGTTCCTGGTGGCTTCCACCTCGGAAGTCTACGGCGACCCGACCGTTCACCCACAAACGGAAGAATATTGGGGCAATGTGAACCCGAACGGCACCCGCGCCGTCTATGACGAAGCCAAGCGTTACGCCGAGGCGGTCACGTTCGCTTACCGCCGTTTGTATAACCTGGACGCGAAAATCGTCCGAATCTTTAACACGTACGGCCCGCGCATGCGGGTGAAGGACGGCCGCGTCGTCCCCGCGTTCATCAGCCAGGCGCTGCGCGGCGAGCCGCTCACCGTATTTGGATCCGGCACGCAGACCCGCTCGTTCTGCTTCGTTTCGGACCTGATCGACGGCATCTACAAACTGTCCGTCTCCGATCAGTCCGGCCCGATCAATGTCGGCAACCCGACCGAGCGCACGATGATCCAATTCGCGCACGAGATCCTGAAGGCGACCGGAAGCAAGAGCGAGATCACCTATCTGCCGCTGCCGACCGCCGACGATCCCAAGCAGCGCAACCCCGATATCACGAAGGCGCGCACTCTGCTCGGCTGGGAGCCGAAAGTATCGCTGGAGGAAGGTCTGGGAAGCACCATCGAGTACTTCCGCACGAAGCTCGACTAG
- the lptB gene encoding LPS export ABC transporter ATP-binding protein produces MPVLRADGLVKAYKGRSVVNGVSVEVHPGEIVGLLGPNGAGKTTSFYMLVGLVRPDSGRVLLDDKDITHLPMYQRAHQGIGYLAQETSVFRKLTVAENIMLILEMQPGLTAADRKERLEDLLTRLGLGPRRNSQALHLSGGEKRRVEIARVLATRPKFILLDEPFTGVDPIAIEDLQSIVADLREDGIGILITDHHVDATLKITDRVYIVFEGEIKTSGSPEELVKNPIARKYYLGDGGGSRGQNSSQLRPPRDEDDGEEQFREAS; encoded by the coding sequence ATGCCTGTCCTGAGAGCGGACGGATTAGTCAAAGCCTACAAGGGACGCAGCGTCGTCAACGGCGTCTCGGTGGAGGTCCACCCGGGCGAGATCGTCGGCCTGCTCGGCCCCAACGGCGCCGGCAAGACGACATCATTTTACATGCTGGTCGGCTTAGTCCGTCCTGACAGCGGGCGGGTGCTGCTGGACGATAAGGATATCACGCACCTCCCCATGTACCAGCGCGCCCATCAAGGCATTGGTTATCTGGCGCAGGAGACGAGTGTCTTTCGCAAACTCACGGTCGCCGAGAACATCATGCTCATTCTGGAGATGCAGCCGGGATTGACCGCCGCCGACCGCAAGGAGCGTTTGGAGGATCTCCTCACTCGTCTTGGACTGGGGCCTCGGCGCAACTCCCAGGCGCTGCATCTCTCCGGCGGCGAGAAGCGCCGCGTGGAGATCGCGCGCGTTCTGGCTACGCGGCCCAAATTTATTTTGCTGGACGAGCCTTTCACCGGCGTGGACCCCATCGCCATTGAGGATCTGCAAAGCATCGTCGCGGATCTGCGCGAAGACGGCATCGGCATCCTGATCACGGACCACCATGTCGATGCGACGTTAAAAATCACCGATCGAGTCTATATTGTGTTCGAAGGCGAAATAAAAACGTCCGGCTCCCCCGAAGAGCTGGTCAAGAACCCGATTGCCCGAAAATACTATCTCGGCGATGGCGGGGGAAGCCGCGGGCAGAACTCCTCGCAGCTGCGGCCGCCGCGCGATGAGGACGATGGCGAGGAGCAGTTCCGTGAAGCTAGTTGA
- a CDS encoding LptF/LptG family permease encodes MKLVDKLILKDLLPMFGVGIAMFATLWFAGGPLLEASKWIAGGIPLKIVLELVVLSVPLVLSLTFPMGMLLSVLLGYGRLSADSEAVALFAGGVPFIRAAAPAAALGVAASLIGFLMNDTLAAQATHRLNDLKVSALKDTAEISKPLTFDTHDGDKLLATVHIEKGFDVATRSLRQVTITVYDSTGRPSAMFQADSARPVGSLDSKEWELVGVDLIKLGELPQYSHHATLHSFEINSAIGRSPQDVAFLKEGADSLTFTQLRRQIALLKSNGSGDTDAIRDKEVGLWSKIALPASCLVFAMIGAPLGLRPQRSSKYTGWILAILIIFGYYVVYTGMSSIARSGLCAPALAVFLPDIIGLFAGAFLLRRASTI; translated from the coding sequence GTGAAGCTAGTTGACAAGCTCATTCTGAAGGACTTGCTGCCGATGTTTGGCGTCGGCATCGCCATGTTCGCGACGCTCTGGTTCGCGGGCGGCCCCTTGCTCGAAGCGAGCAAGTGGATCGCCGGCGGCATCCCGCTCAAGATCGTTCTGGAATTGGTCGTGCTGAGCGTGCCGCTGGTGCTGTCGCTGACGTTCCCCATGGGAATGCTGCTTTCCGTGCTGCTCGGCTATGGCCGCTTGTCGGCGGACAGCGAAGCGGTCGCCCTCTTCGCGGGCGGCGTGCCCTTTATCCGCGCGGCGGCCCCGGCGGCGGCGCTCGGAGTCGCCGCCAGCCTCATCGGATTTTTGATGAATGACACCCTGGCCGCGCAGGCGACGCACCGCTTGAACGATTTGAAAGTCAGCGCGCTCAAGGATACCGCCGAAATCAGCAAGCCGCTTACGTTCGATACGCACGATGGCGATAAGTTACTCGCGACGGTGCATATCGAAAAGGGCTTCGATGTCGCGACGCGCTCCCTGCGCCAGGTGACCATCACGGTTTATGACAGCACCGGGCGGCCGTCCGCGATGTTTCAGGCCGATTCGGCGCGGCCGGTCGGCAGCCTGGACAGCAAAGAGTGGGAGCTGGTCGGCGTCGATCTGATCAAGCTGGGGGAGCTGCCGCAATACTCCCACCACGCCACGCTCCACAGCTTTGAAATCAACAGCGCGATTGGGCGCTCGCCCCAGGATGTCGCGTTCCTCAAAGAGGGGGCCGATTCGCTGACATTCACGCAGCTGCGCCGCCAGATCGCGCTGCTCAAAAGCAACGGCTCCGGCGACACGGACGCGATTCGCGACAAGGAAGTCGGCTTGTGGTCCAAGATCGCGCTGCCCGCCTCGTGTCTGGTCTTCGCCATGATCGGCGCGCCGCTGGGCCTGCGCCCGCAGCGCAGCTCCAAATATACTGGATGGATCCTCGCCATATTGATCATTTTCGGGTATTACGTCGTGTACACCGGCATGAGCAGTATCGCGCGCAGCGGCCTGTGCGCCCCCGCGCTGGCGGTCTTCCTGCCGGATATCATCGGGCTTTTCGCCGGCGCGTTTCTGCTGCGCCGCGCGTCCACAATTTAA
- a CDS encoding DUF3084 domain-containing protein produces MAALILTALILFVAGGCIALLGDRLGTYVGKKRISKFGLRPRETAKLYTFFSGSIIALLVLLLLLVLNSSYLHAISERSTLKKNIGALRHENTTLEAQIRKVQIQIAAATAQVTQANEDLRQAVLKKSEAEHALRAAQQSLTEMKGKLSGTQTRLAVSQKAVAARQHELQVAQSHLETMNSRLRVSMANLNATVDDLSHVRLESKQEIAAANSRIKELKSAGNILNLRNQALRADNSDLTTANRDMAAANEALRTNSVTLASQPLIYRGGGELGRTTIDAAQSPENIRAALSTWLEQLDRRAYDAGAAAGPQGSAIILVNPPSQNLQTNAGASTKEAIIDAVVSSISDQRLIQPSVAVIAEAKYNTAAGEQVRVDLRPYNNVLVFRAGQVITSSTIDGTKDETAIKQSLFTFLANSVRRRAIDSGVIAEHDPVTGNVTATIWDIAKVGDTIKEIQAAGADAHVDAIALSDTYSIEPVPLRLVVTSNAPLLGPGFSKAGLP; encoded by the coding sequence ATGGCCGCTTTAATTCTTACCGCCCTGATTCTTTTCGTCGCCGGAGGGTGCATCGCCCTGCTCGGCGATCGTCTGGGGACGTATGTCGGCAAGAAGCGCATCTCAAAGTTTGGATTGCGCCCCCGCGAGACGGCGAAGCTCTACACATTCTTCTCGGGCAGTATCATCGCGCTGCTGGTGCTGCTTTTGCTTCTCGTGCTGAACAGCAGTTACTTGCATGCGATCTCGGAGCGCTCCACCCTCAAAAAGAACATTGGAGCGCTGCGCCACGAGAATACGACCCTGGAGGCGCAGATTCGCAAGGTTCAGATCCAAATCGCCGCCGCGACCGCGCAGGTTACGCAGGCGAATGAGGATCTCCGCCAAGCCGTCTTAAAAAAGAGCGAGGCGGAACACGCCCTGCGCGCGGCGCAGCAGAGCTTAACGGAGATGAAGGGGAAGCTGTCCGGAACGCAGACCAGGCTGGCGGTCAGTCAAAAGGCCGTTGCGGCGCGGCAGCATGAGCTCCAGGTCGCGCAGTCGCACTTGGAGACCATGAACAGCCGTCTGCGCGTCTCTATGGCGAACCTTAACGCGACGGTTGACGATCTCAGTCACGTCCGTCTGGAGTCCAAACAGGAAATCGCGGCCGCTAATAGCCGCATCAAAGAATTAAAAAGCGCCGGGAATATCCTCAATTTGCGCAATCAGGCGCTGCGCGCGGATAATTCGGATCTGACCACCGCCAATCGAGACATGGCGGCCGCGAATGAGGCGCTGCGTACGAATAGCGTGACCCTGGCGTCGCAGCCGCTCATCTACCGTGGCGGCGGCGAGCTGGGAAGGACGACGATTGACGCCGCCCAGTCGCCGGAGAATATCCGGGCCGCTCTTTCCACATGGCTGGAGCAGTTGGATCGCCGGGCGTACGACGCCGGCGCGGCCGCGGGCCCGCAGGGTAGCGCCATTATCCTGGTGAATCCGCCCTCGCAGAATTTGCAGACAAACGCCGGCGCGAGCACCAAAGAGGCGATTATCGACGCCGTGGTCAGCTCGATCTCCGACCAGCGTCTCATTCAGCCGAGCGTGGCCGTGATCGCCGAGGCGAAATACAATACGGCGGCCGGCGAGCAAGTGCGCGTCGATCTGCGTCCCTACAATAATGTCCTGGTATTTCGGGCGGGGCAGGTCATTACGAGCTCGACCATCGACGGAACCAAAGATGAAACGGCGATCAAACAATCGCTGTTTACATTCTTGGCGAACTCCGTGCGGCGCCGCGCTATCGACAGCGGCGTCATCGCCGAGCACGATCCCGTGACCGGGAACGTGACCGCCACAATCTGGGACATCGCCAAAGTGGGGGATACGATTAAAGAGATTCAAGCGGCGGGCGCGGACGCTCATGTGGACGCGATCGCCCTCTCGGACACGTACAGCATCGAGCCGGTCCCGCTGCGCCTCGTGGTCACCTCCAACGCGCCCCTCTTAGGCCCCGGCTTCTCCAAGGCGGGTTTGCCTTGA
- a CDS encoding pre-16S rRNA-processing nuclease YqgF: MSDVPTNDLLAIETILSIDPGRAKCGVAVVEGPAPIAVKRKLVVDSLKLVSEILAIREQFPAVSRLIIGDGTGSATLRRALAASMTDLPIEVVDEYCTSQRARERFTREIRPVGWLRLVPKTLRAPHLPYDDYVAVILAEDYFAKKNV, from the coding sequence TTGAGCGATGTTCCGACAAACGATCTCCTGGCGATCGAGACGATCCTCTCGATCGATCCGGGACGCGCGAAATGCGGCGTGGCGGTGGTCGAAGGGCCAGCGCCGATCGCCGTCAAACGCAAGCTGGTGGTGGACTCGCTGAAACTCGTTTCAGAAATTTTGGCGATCCGGGAACAATTTCCAGCTGTCAGTCGTTTAATCATCGGCGACGGCACTGGAAGCGCGACTTTACGGCGCGCTCTGGCCGCCTCCATGACCGATCTTCCCATCGAAGTCGTTGATGAATACTGCACGTCGCAGCGGGCTCGGGAGCGCTTTACGCGTGAAATCCGGCCCGTGGGGTGGCTCCGGCTGGTCCCGAAAACCCTGCGCGCGCCGCACTTGCCGTACGACGATTACGTCGCCGTTATTCTCGCCGAAGACTACTTCGCGAAGAAAAATGTGTGA
- a CDS encoding S-layer homology domain-containing protein gives MKKSLTLLAGASMLVLGVPAISMAQTAAASGPFADVPADHWAYQSVENLQNAGIVIGYPDGTYGGKRAMTRYEFAVAIARLLPLLGQKGDFATNADLAALRAEVENKLQANASALEDLKKLVNEFQGELQALGQDVTAIKARLSSLEDRVAAVEEEQRRIKFNGALNFIVEGTNQGKHNDFGFHDKNGTLVSNGTGLPKVTEAIDVYHDFVLAIKGKLSDTATANVKLDFGNYLSAVGNVASPGYAAGAGFSAVSPHQAPGDATAADQATTVWEAYLSSPVDLGPLGGADIKVGRFGQQYTKYTLKQVDADVYTSLYQTDSGNIIGDGGSVDLKLGPAKVNAFATKYSAIPFSQPYGGPTAGAQSFTGQIGARPLGLIGENKSSALTQGAGLRATIGAPEGGVLGVTVEQFGTTGFNQSVDNGKAYDRLTVYGADFNGALPFFGGNGLLLDANYTVSAEAKGGKFNNVDNGWRNTALDTQLGATFGAFTIKGGYQFIGPEFTAPGYWGKVGSWSNPTNVKGGVASVKYAFSPALTLNADYEGYQAAYGHTKNGNLINSPLQQDDKLNRYQVGLGYGLTSDYNVDFGYERVEYNLKNKNETLFNSGKPTESYYTIGLGHSFNPNASLKLVYQVVSYRDKGTGFINRFGNNEDGGITAAQFQLKF, from the coding sequence ATGAAGAAATCGCTGACATTGCTGGCCGGCGCCAGCATGCTCGTGCTGGGCGTTCCCGCCATTTCCATGGCGCAGACCGCCGCTGCGAGCGGCCCCTTCGCCGACGTCCCGGCGGACCACTGGGCTTACCAGTCCGTTGAGAACCTGCAGAATGCAGGAATCGTGATCGGTTACCCCGACGGCACCTACGGCGGCAAGCGCGCGATGACTCGCTACGAGTTCGCCGTCGCGATCGCCCGCCTTCTCCCCCTGCTGGGCCAGAAGGGCGACTTCGCCACCAACGCCGACCTCGCCGCGCTGCGCGCCGAAGTCGAGAACAAGCTTCAGGCCAACGCTTCGGCGCTGGAAGACCTGAAGAAGCTCGTCAATGAGTTCCAGGGTGAGCTGCAGGCTCTCGGCCAGGACGTCACTGCGATCAAGGCGCGCCTGTCGTCCCTTGAGGACCGTGTCGCCGCGGTCGAGGAAGAGCAGCGCCGCATCAAGTTCAACGGCGCCCTCAACTTCATCGTTGAAGGCACCAACCAGGGCAAGCACAACGACTTCGGCTTCCATGACAAGAACGGCACGCTGGTCTCCAATGGAACCGGCCTTCCGAAGGTCACCGAAGCGATCGATGTCTACCATGACTTCGTGCTGGCGATCAAGGGCAAGCTGAGCGACACCGCCACGGCGAACGTCAAGCTTGACTTTGGCAACTACCTGAGCGCAGTCGGCAACGTTGCTTCTCCTGGCTACGCCGCCGGCGCCGGCTTCTCCGCTGTGAGCCCGCACCAGGCTCCTGGCGACGCCACCGCCGCCGATCAGGCGACCACCGTTTGGGAGGCTTACCTCTCTTCGCCGGTCGACCTCGGCCCTCTGGGCGGAGCCGACATCAAGGTTGGCCGCTTCGGCCAGCAGTACACCAAGTACACCTTGAAGCAGGTTGACGCCGACGTTTACACCTCGCTCTACCAGACGGACAGCGGAAACATCATCGGTGATGGTGGATCCGTCGACCTGAAGCTGGGACCGGCCAAGGTGAACGCGTTCGCGACCAAGTACAGCGCGATCCCGTTCTCCCAGCCCTACGGCGGACCGACGGCTGGCGCTCAGTCGTTCACCGGCCAGATCGGCGCTCGCCCGCTGGGTCTGATTGGTGAGAACAAGTCCTCCGCCCTGACGCAGGGCGCTGGTCTGCGCGCCACCATCGGCGCTCCTGAAGGCGGCGTCCTGGGCGTTACCGTCGAGCAGTTCGGCACCACCGGTTTCAACCAGTCGGTTGACAACGGCAAGGCGTACGATCGCTTGACCGTTTACGGCGCGGACTTCAACGGCGCGCTTCCGTTCTTCGGCGGCAACGGCCTGCTGCTCGACGCGAACTACACGGTCTCGGCGGAAGCCAAGGGCGGCAAGTTCAACAACGTCGACAACGGCTGGCGCAACACCGCGCTTGATACTCAGCTGGGCGCGACATTCGGCGCGTTCACCATCAAGGGCGGCTACCAGTTCATCGGACCTGAGTTCACCGCTCCTGGATACTGGGGCAAGGTTGGCAGCTGGTCGAACCCGACCAACGTCAAGGGCGGCGTCGCTTCTGTGAAGTACGCCTTCAGCCCGGCTCTGACCCTGAATGCGGATTATGAGGGATATCAGGCGGCTTACGGCCACACCAAGAACGGTAACCTGATCAACTCCCCGCTGCAGCAGGACGATAAGCTGAACCGCTACCAGGTTGGTCTTGGCTACGGTCTGACCAGCGACTACAACGTGGACTTCGGTTACGAGCGCGTTGAGTACAACCTGAAGAACAAGAACGAGACGCTGTTCAACTCCGGCAAGCCGACCGAGTCCTACTACACGATCGGTCTTGGACACTCGTTCAACCCGAACGCTTCCTTGAAGCTCGTTTACCAGGTCGTTTCCTACCGCGACAAGGGCACCGGCTTCATCAACCGCTTCGGCAACAACGAGGACGGCGGCATCACCGCCGCTCAGTTCCAGCTGAAGTTCTAA